The stretch of DNA CTATCTGGTGCCCATCGTCGCCACGATTACCGGTGTCGTCGTCCTCCACGAAACGCTCACCGCGCTCACGATCCTCGGTTTTCTCGTCGTGTTTGCGGGGTTCCTCGTCCTGAAACGCGAGGCAATCGCCGAGCTGGTGGGCGAGATACGGGGTGCGGTGGCGTAATTCGTTTCCTTGTTGCTCACAGGGTTCGAAACAACGTTCGGCTGTCAGTCCGAATTACCGCCTCTCGCTTCGCTCGCGGCATAATTCGCCCTAGCGGCCGAATCTCCGCTGGCGATTCTGATAATCCAACACCGCGCGCAGGTAGTCGCGCCGCCGGAAGTCTCGCCAGTTCACGTCCGTGAAGTAGAGTTCAGAGTAGACTGACTGCCAAATCATGAAATCAGAGAGGCGCTCTGCGCCGGTTTTGATGACGAGGTCGGGGTCGGTCGGGAACACGAGGTGGTCTTCGATGACCGCCTCATCGATGTCGTCCGGAGAGAGGTCCCCCTCAGCGACGCTCTCTGCGGTGGCCTGAACCGCCTTTGCGAACTCGTGTTTCCCGCCTAGCCCGATGCTCACCTGTACCGGTGTGTCTGCGCGCTCGGTGTCGTCGCGGCCCCTGACCGCGAGCGGGCGCGGACTCTGGAGTTGGGAAAAGGCACGCTGGAGCGCCGGCACCGCGGCGGGGTCTAGGACGCTGATGTACACCATGATTCGCTCCGCACCGAGTTCGAACGCCCACCCGAGGAACGATTCGAGCGTCCGGTAGGCCCCGCGCTCTAAGAGGTCGCGCTCCGTGAGGACGACCGCTACCCGTTCGGGGACGGGCGCGTCGTGACGGCGGATTCGCATGGCGAGGTAGCGGTCGTACAGACCCATTGTCCGCACGTTTCCATGGCGATGGGGTAAAACTCACGGGTTGGCGCGCTGACCGTGGTTCAGGAAGGTTAAATAAGCGACGCCGGAAAAACGGAGACGTGACTTCGACCGTCCGACGGGCCGGCGCATTCGCCCTCGTTGGAATGCTTTCGCTCTCCGCGCCGGTGCTGGGACAAGCCGCCGCCCTACCATTCGTCGCGATTGCGGTGCTCGCGTTGTTCGTCGTGAGCGAGGGCACCCTGTTCGAACTGTTCGCCCGCCCGGGCGACCATCAGGACAAACGACTCTACGGTCTCGCTTCGTTTTCGCTCGCCGCCGCGGGCCTCGCCATCCTCGCCTCGCTGTTTGCTCTCCCCGTCTCCGTGTTCATCACGAGCGTGTTGATTCTCGCCTTCGGGAACCTCACCCAGGAACTCCTGCGCCAGTACAGCGACAACCCCTTCATGGCCACCGTGGGCTTTTCGACCGGCGGCTTTCTCGCGGGCCTCCTCAGCCAAGTCGGCCTGACCGCCGCCGAGATTTCGATGACCACCGTCCCCGTCGCCGCGTTTCTCGCGGCGAGTGGCGCGTTGCTCGGGGCGCTCCTCCGCGCAGTGCTGTTTGAGCGCGACGACCCGCTCGTCATGCTCACGATTGGCTTCCTCCTCTGGCTGTTCGTCGACCTCGGCATCGAGGTGACCGGCCAGCAAATCGTCCTCGCGCTCACGCTCACCGTCATCCTCGGCTACGTCTCCTACGCGCTCGAAACCGCGTCGATTCCGGGGATGCTCACGGGCGTCCTACTGAGCCTTCTCACCATCGTTCTCGGCGGGCTTGGTTGGTTCGCCATGCTCATCTCGTTTTTCGGCATCGGTGGCCTCTCGACGAAATTCCGTTACGACGAAAAACAACAGCGCGGCATCGCAGAGGAGAACGACGGCGCGCGCGGGAGCGGGAACGTGCTCGCAAACTCCGCGGTGGCCATCGCCGCCGTCGTCGGCTACGCCGCGAGTCCGGCGCTGACGACGCTTTCGCCCGATCTGTTTCTCTTTGCGTTCGCCGGGTCGATTGCCGCCGCGATGAGCGACACCCTGTCGAGTGAGATTGGCGGCCTGTTCGACCAGCCTCGACTCATCACGACGCTCAAACCCGTCCCCGCCGGAACCGACGGCGGCGTGACGTGGCAAGGCGAAGTTGCGGGAGTCGGTGGGGCCGCGCTCATCGCGGCGATTGCGTTCGTGCTGTTCGACACCGTCAGCACCACGGGCGCGAGCATCATCGTCCTCGCGGGCGTGGCCGGAATGACCGTCGATAGCCTTCTTGGAGCCACCCTCGAAGGAGTGAACCTCTCGAATCAGGGCGTCAACTTCCTCGCAACGCTCGCGGCAGCGCTCGTCGGCGTCGGACTGGCACTCGCCACCAACGCCATCGTGCTATGATTCGACGAGCGACCGACGCAGACCTGCCCGCACTCCGGGCGATTCAACAGGCCTCCCTCGATGAGCCGTGGCCTGATCTGCTTGCAACCACCGCAGACGGCCCCCTCATTCTCGTCGCAGAAGACCCCGAGCCGGTTGGCTACCTCGTTGCGATTCCCGGAGAGGCAGAGACGTATCTCGCTGAGCTGGCGGTGACGCCCGCTGCCCGACGAAAGGGGTACGCAACCGAACTGCTCGAAGCGCTCAGAGAGCGCACCGCGGGCCGACTCGAACTCACCGTCCAAGAATCAGACGACGGCGCACGCGCTTTCTACGACAGCCACGGCTTCACGGTCGCAGAACGGCTCGAAGACTACTATAAAAGTGGCGACGGGTTGCTGCTCGTCTCCGAGTCAGGCGAGTAGCTGGTCTGCGGTGCGAATCCGCACGGCTGCGGGCTTTTTGACGAACTCGCCTTCGCTCTTTGCGACGATTTGTTCGACACCGCGCTGGGCAGCCACGTCGAGCACTTTCTGCCCGAGTTCGCCGTCTAAAACGACCGCGTGTGGCGCCACGTCCGCGTCCTTAATGAGGTCGAACGCATTTGCGGCGGGTGCGTCTGCCACCGTTTTGAAGTCCCCGTCGAGTAAGCGAACCGTCCCGGTGTCGTCGCCAATCACGGCTTTGACGTGTCCGAGCAGCGTTTCGGGTTCGGGTTTTTCTGTGGGTTCGGCTTCGACTTCGACGGCCGATTCTTCGACCGGTTCCTCGGCAGTTGTCGCGTACTCGACGAGTGGTTCGTCGGTTTCTCCGTCCACGTCCTCGATGACCGGAGCGGGGGTCTCCGGTGAGACGGTCGTGACACTGCCGTCGGTCACGGCCACTGTTTCGGGGGCGGCGGGGGCGTTTTTTACTTCGTCGTAGGGCACCTTCTCGCGCAACGCGGCCATGACCTCGTGGCGGTCTAAGTCCTCGACCGAGAGCCCAGAGGGCGCGAAGGCGACGTAATCTAAGTCGCCCACCTGCGAGAGTTCCTTGAGGATGAGTTCCCCGCCGCGGTCGCCGTCTAAGAAGGCGGTGACGGTTTTCTGTTTCGTGAGGGCCGCCACCGCTTTCGGCACGTTCGTTCCTTCGACGGCAATCGCGTTTTTGATGCCGTATTTGAGCAGCGTGAGCACGTCTGAGCGGCCTTCGACCACGATGATGGCGTCGCTCGTCTCGACGCGCGGCCCCGCGGGAAGCCCTTCGTACTCGGTGATGTCTTCGACGCGAATCGAGCGGCGGACTTCCTCGATGAGTTCCTCACTGGAGAGGACGCTGTCGTCGAAGGCGCTCACGAGCAGGTCTTTCGCGCGGTCGACGACGCGACGGCGCTTTGCGGCGCGCACGTCTTCGATGTTCGAGACCTCGACGGTCGAGCGACATGGCCCGACGCGGTCGATGGTTTCGAGCGCGGCGGCGAGGATGGCTGTTTCGACCTTGTCGAGACTGCTTGCGATGGTGATGTTGCCAAACGAGTTGCCTCGTTCTGAGTCGATACTGACGTCTATCCGGCCGACCTTCGATGAGTTCTGGAGGTCGCGGAGGTCTAAGTCGTCGCCGAGGAGTCCCTCGGTCTGGCCAAAGATAGCCCCGACGACGTCACTCCGTTCGACCACCCCGTCGGCGGTGATGTCTGCGTGAATGAGGTATTTTGCTGAATCCTCCATGAGTGATGAACTGCCCCTGCGCGGGGCTGGATGATGATGGGACCATGAGTGCGGTCATGGACACCTAGATACGTTCGCTACGCGCGATTCATATACCTTGTCGTCGCCGCAGCCATCGCGCTCGCAGTGGTCGATTTTCGACAGTTTCCGGCGGGCAAAACTACTCCTTCTCCGCCCGTGAGAGGCTTCCACATGGGTATCGACCAACCCGACATCGACCCGGCACAGTTTCTCACCAACGTAGAGATGCGCATCGGTGAAGTCATCGACGTGAACCCGTTTCCAGAGGCGCGAAAGGACGTGTACAAGCTGCGCGTTGATTTCGGTGACACCGTCCTCCAGTCCGCCGCGGGACTCACCGACAACTACACCCAAGCCGAGTTGCTCGGCCGCCAAGTCGTCGCCGTCGTGAATCTTGGTACTGTCAACATCGCGGGCTTCGAGAGCCAGTGTCTCGTGACCGGCGTGGACGACGAATCGGGCAACGTCGTCCACCTCCAGCCCGAACGATCCGTCGAAAATGGCACTCGCGTATATTGAAGGAAATTTTTCTTCAAATTCGCTTTTTGTTCAGAATTAGCAACGTTTAGATACTAGTAGGAGATATTAGTCAGTGATGAACGGCAATAGTTCGAAGTATATTCTGTGGACGGTGGTCGCCCTCGTGCTCGTGGCGCTTTCCGTCCCATGGTTCCTCTGGGACGACTCGCGGGTCGCCTTCGGCCTCCCGTTGTGGATTTGGTGGCATATTGGCTGGATGGGCGTGACCGCCGGCGTGTTCTACGTTTTCGCCCAGCGCGCCTGGGGCCTCGGCGTAGAGGGGGTGACCCATGGCTGAGACCGGCCTCCAACTCGGTATCATCGGCGGCTACCTGCTGCTCACGCTCGTCATCGGCCTCGTCGCCTACCGGCTGACCGACAAAACCGCAGAGGACTACTACCTCGCCAGTCGCACCTTCGGCACCGTCGTCTTGCTGTTCACGACGTTCGCAACCCTCCTTTCGGCGTTCACCTTCTTCGGCGGCCCGAACCTCGCCTACGCCGCCGGTCCCGAATGGATTCTCGTGATGGGCCTCATGGACGGCGTCCTGTTCGGGATTCTCTGGTACGTCATCGGCTACAAGCAGTGGGCCGTCGGCAAAGCCCACGGCTACGTCACCCTCGGTGAGATGCTCGGCGACCGCTTTGGCTCGAAGGCGCTCCGGGTATTCGTGGCCGCCATCAGCATCTTCTGGCTGTTCCCCTACGTCATGCTTCAGCAGAAAGGCGCGGGGACGGCGCTCGTCGCGCTCACCGACGGCGCGGTGCCCTACTGGGTTGGCGCGGGCGGCATCACGCTGTTCATGATCGCCTACGTCGTCGCCTCCGGGATGCGCGGGGTGGCGTGGACCGACACCATGCAGGGCGCGTTCATGCTCCTCATGATCTGGGCCGCGGTGCTCTGGATTCTCGCCGCCCTCGGTGGCCCGAGCGCTGCAACCGCCGGGATGGGCGCAGCGAACTCCGAGTTCCTCTCGCTCGGCGGCGGCCTCTACACGCCCCAGTTCATCATCGGCACCGCAATCAGCATCGCCTTCGGCGTCACCATGTTCCCGCAGGTGAACCAGCGCTTTTTCGTCGCCCGCTCGAAGACTGTGCTCAAACAAACGTTCGTCCTCTGGCCGGTTCTCGTCGTCTTGCTGTTCGTCCCGGCGTTCATGCTCGGCGCGTGGGCGGTGGGCCTGAACCTGAACGTGCCAGAGGGCGGCAACGTCCTCTCGGTACTGCTCCGTGACACCACGCCCGCGTGGTTCGCCGCGCTCGTCGTCGCCGGGGCGATGGCCGCGATGATGAGTTCCTCTGACTCGATGCTCCTGTCGGGGTCGTCGTACCTCACCCGCGACATCTACCGCCCGCTCGTGAGCGCGGCGGGGAAGCGCGAGGACACGATTGCCCGCGTCGGCGTCGCCGTGTTTGCCACGCTCTCGTTTGTGGCGAGCATCTACACGCCGGGGACGCTCATCGAAATCGGTGAGACCGCCTTCGGTGGGTTCGCCCAGCTCGCCCTCCCCGTCATGGTCGCGCTCTACTGGGCGCGGACGACGAAGTGGGGCATGCTCGCGGGCGTCATTGGCTCGCAAGCGTTCTACCTCGCAAGCGTGTTCATCCCGCAGGTGCCCGCAACCATCATGACGTGGGACACGTCACTGTACGGCATGGCGCTCGGACTCGTCCTCACCGTCGGCCTGTCGCTCATCACCACCTCCGCTCCGACAGAAAAGCGGTCGGTCTACTTCGAGGAGGTCCGCGCTGACTGATGGCGCGCGCTGAGACTAGCTACGACCAGACGCACGTCGTGCCCGTCGGCTTCGACTACGACCGACTCATCGCGCCGCTCGTGCGCGACCAGCACACCGTTGACCGGGTGATTCTCCTAGAGGGCGCGGTGGGCAGCGAGGCGAACGTCGCCTACAGCAAGCGTCTCGCAAAGAAGTTGGAGCGCGATTTTTCGAACCTCCTCGGTGCGGAGACAGAACGCCTCGTCATCGCGGACGTGTACGATTATGATACGGCCTTCGAGCAGGCCTACGACCTCGTGAACGAGGAACTCGATGCTGGCAACGAGGTGTGGGTGAACCTCTCTGCGATGCCCCGCACTGTGAGTTTCGCCTTTGCGATGGCCGCCCACTCGGTGATGGTCGAACGCCAGGAAGACCGCGAGCGAATTCACACCTACTACACCGCCCCCGAGAAGTATCTCGAAACCGAGTTGGCGGAGGTGTTGCGCCGGGGAACCGACCTCGTCACCGAACTGCACGACGCAGAAAACGACCGCGTCTCGGCGTGGTTGAGCGAGGCAGAATCGCTCCTCTCCGAGTTCGACGAGCGCGGGACGACCATCGGCGCGAAATCCGTCGAGGGCAGCCATATCGTGGAGTTGCCGGTGGCCTCGTTTTCGAGCGTCAAACCGTTCGAGGAAGTCATCTTATTCAAACTCGGTGAAGACGGCGAGTTTGAGAGTGTGAGCGAGTTGGCTCAGGCGCTCGCCCGCGATTTGGGCGAGGAGTACTCGGACAGCTTTCGCTCGCGGGTGATCTACACAGTAGACCGCCTCGGGCCGGGCGGGAAGGGCTACATCGAGCAACAAGAGGAAGGGAAATCCTACCGGACGAAGTTATCCAGAATCGGGACGCTGTGGGTGCGCGCCCACGCAAACGGCGACTAGGCGTCGAGTGTTAGGCTTCGAGTTTTTTCACGCGGGTTGCGAGCGCGAGAAACGTTGCGAGCACGGTGAGTGTCACCGCACCTGCGGCGGCGATTTCGTGGCCCGGACTCGCGTGTTGCACCACGCCGTTGACGATTGGCTCGACCGCGGGCGGGAGCAAGGTGTGGTGGGCATTGCCCACGAGCGGGATGAAGTAGTCCACGAGGTCGTTGAGCAGATACCACCCGGCAGCGACGGCCACGGCCTTGACGGGGAAGTTGGTGATGCGATGGAGGAGAAAGCCCTCCACGACCATAGCGAGGTGGCTCCAGAACAGGAAATTGTACATCGCCCAGTGGAGGTAGCCAAACTCGGTCATGAACATCCCGAGGACGAACGGCGTCCACGCGCCGAGTTTCAAACAGCCGAAAAAGGCCAGCGCCGAGAGGTAGTCGTTCTGCCTGCCGAGCAGCCACGCGCCGAGCGCGAGGGCGATGAACAGGGTAGCGACGGGGCTATCGGGGACTAAGGGCCACATCACGACCGGTTCGAGGGAGAACTGGAACAGGTAGTAGTAGAAGCCAAAGGCCGTCCCGGCGAGGTTGATGAGGACGATGAGCCACGCGATTCGCAGGCCGAAGTCTTCGAGCCATTTCGGGAGGGGCGCAACGTACCACGGCAGGTCGTCGGGTTCTGGAACCGGTTTAGAGAAGAGGCGAGAAAGCAGTCCGCGCCCGGTTTCTGAGGACATTGGGCACAGAAAGGGACGGGTGGGGCAAAAACGCTACTGATAGGCGAGATTAGTCGGCGTAAAAGAGAACGCGCCGACACTCAGTGCAGACGTAGGCGTTGACGTTCGTCGCGCCTTTGTAGCCGAATTTTCCCAACACACCGCTGCCTTCGCGGAGGCGAATCATGTCGCCGTTCACGTCGGTGTCGTACTCGACGGACTGGAGCGTGCCGTCGCAGTCGGGACACGGTTTACTCATACCCCCTCATTCACCCCGAGCGCGAAAATCGTTCTGCCCGCTCTCGTGGGAATAAAAGATGGCCGGACGACACCACTGTCCGCCTCGTGCGTTGGGGTGACACAATCGGTACGCATTAACCCTCCCAACCGCTAGAGTCGCGTATGCCTGAGGAGACCAATCTTGAGGAACTAAAGCGCGGCACCGAACTGGTGAAGCGTGGGTTCGCAAAGATGCAGAAAGGCGGCGTCATCATGGACGTCGTCAACGCAGAACAGGCCCGTATCGCAGAAGACGCCGGTGCGGTCGCCGTCATGTCGCTCGAAGCCGTCCCCGCGGACATCCGCAAACGCGGCGGCGTCTCGCGGATGGCAGACCCGGCGCTCGTCAACGAAATCATCGACGAAGTGTCGATTCCGGTGATGGGCAAAGCCCGTATCGGCCACACGACCGAGGCACAGATTCTCGAAGCCATCGGCGTGGACATGATCGACGAGTCCGAGGTGCTGACCCCCGCAGACGACGCCTACCACATCGACAAGCGCGAGTTCACCTCGCCGTTTGTCTGTGGCGCACGCGACCTCGGCGAGGCGCTCCGGCGCATCAACGAGGGCGCGGCCATGATTCGAACGAAAGGTGAGGCCGGCACGGGCGACGTGAACCAGGCCGTCAAGCACCAGCGCGCCATCCGCGGGGCAATCCGCGAACTCGAAGGGATGACCTTCGAAGAGCGCGAGGCGTACGCCCGCGAAATCAGCGCGCCCGCAGAACTCGTCCACGAGACGGCTGAGATGGGTCGGCTTCCCGTCGTCAACTTCGCCGCAGGCGGCATCGCAACGCCCGCAGACGCGGCGCTCATGATGCACCACGGCTGTGACGGCATCTTCGTCGGCTCCGGTATCTTCGGCGCAGAGAACCCCGCCGTGATGGGCGAGGCAATCGTCGAAGCGGTCAACAACTGGGACAACCCAGAAAAGCTTGCAGAAATCTCGTCGAACATCGGCAAGGGCATGAAAGGCGAGGCGAACGTCGACCTCCCCGAAGAGAAGAAACTGCAGGGTCGCGGCGTCTAACCTCCCACCTTTTTTCTTTCGTGGTGTGCGGTCAGTGGCGATGAGAGCGACGGCTTCGAAGCTAAAAGTTCAGCGGAAAATCGTCGCACCGCGCCCCATCTTCGTCTGGAAGGCGCGGGCCTCAACGCCTTCGCGGGCGAAGCCCTCTATCATCGCATTCGCAATCTCGCGCTGGTCGCGCTCGTAGCAAGCGGCGATGACCGTCGGGCCTGCGCCACTAACGGTGACGCCGGTCGCGCCCGCTTCGAGGGCGTTCTCGCGGACGGTGTCGTAGCCCGTGATGAGTTCGGCACGAGCGGGCGTGACGACGGTGTCGTGCATGCCTCGACCCACCAGTTCCGGGTCGTTTCGGGCCATCCCCGCGGTGAGGGTCGCGGCCTTGCCAACGGTGTCGATGAGCTGTGAAACCGACGTTTGCTCCGGGACGACGCGGCGGGCGTCACGCGTCGAGACCACGATGTCAGGCAGGCAGGCGACGAGCGGGATGGTGGCGTCGATTTGGGTGATGCCGTCGGGAGTAGCGATGGTGAACCCGCCCAAAATCGAGGGGGCGACGTTGTCGTCGTGGGCGTCGCCGGAGACGACGGCCTCGCCTTTCGCGGCAATCGGGACGAGTTCTTTGCGCGAGAGGCCACGGTCGTACAGTTCGTTGAGGCCAACCGCGGCGGCGGCGGCGCTCGCGGCCGACGACCCGAGTCCGGAGGCGGGTCGAATCCCCTTGTCGATGTGGATGTGGGCGGGTGCGTCGAGGGCGCGCGCGACGGCCCCGACCGTG from Haladaptatus sp. ZSTT2 encodes:
- a CDS encoding DUF3311 domain-containing protein, whose translation is MNGNSSKYILWTVVALVLVALSVPWFLWDDSRVAFGLPLWIWWHIGWMGVTAGVFYVFAQRAWGLGVEGVTHG
- a CDS encoding HFX_2341 family transcriptional regulator, whose product is MARAETSYDQTHVVPVGFDYDRLIAPLVRDQHTVDRVILLEGAVGSEANVAYSKRLAKKLERDFSNLLGAETERLVIADVYDYDTAFEQAYDLVNEELDAGNEVWVNLSAMPRTVSFAFAMAAHSVMVERQEDRERIHTYYTAPEKYLETELAEVLRRGTDLVTELHDAENDRVSAWLSEAESLLSEFDERGTTIGAKSVEGSHIVELPVASFSSVKPFEEVILFKLGEDGEFESVSELAQALARDLGEEYSDSFRSRVIYTVDRLGPGGKGYIEQQEEGKSYRTKLSRIGTLWVRAHANGD
- a CDS encoding DUF92 domain-containing protein, translating into MTSTVRRAGAFALVGMLSLSAPVLGQAAALPFVAIAVLALFVVSEGTLFELFARPGDHQDKRLYGLASFSLAAAGLAILASLFALPVSVFITSVLILAFGNLTQELLRQYSDNPFMATVGFSTGGFLAGLLSQVGLTAAEISMTTVPVAAFLAASGALLGALLRAVLFERDDPLVMLTIGFLLWLFVDLGIEVTGQQIVLALTLTVILGYVSYALETASIPGMLTGVLLSLLTIVLGGLGWFAMLISFFGIGGLSTKFRYDEKQQRGIAEENDGARGSGNVLANSAVAIAAVVGYAASPALTTLSPDLFLFAFAGSIAAAMSDTLSSEIGGLFDQPRLITTLKPVPAGTDGGVTWQGEVAGVGGAALIAAIAFVLFDTVSTTGASIIVLAGVAGMTVDSLLGATLEGVNLSNQGVNFLATLAAALVGVGLALATNAIVL
- a CDS encoding sodium:solute symporter family protein is translated as MAETGLQLGIIGGYLLLTLVIGLVAYRLTDKTAEDYYLASRTFGTVVLLFTTFATLLSAFTFFGGPNLAYAAGPEWILVMGLMDGVLFGILWYVIGYKQWAVGKAHGYVTLGEMLGDRFGSKALRVFVAAISIFWLFPYVMLQQKGAGTALVALTDGAVPYWVGAGGITLFMIAYVVASGMRGVAWTDTMQGAFMLLMIWAAVLWILAALGGPSAATAGMGAANSEFLSLGGGLYTPQFIIGTAISIAFGVTMFPQVNQRFFVARSKTVLKQTFVLWPVLVVLLFVPAFMLGAWAVGLNLNVPEGGNVLSVLLRDTTPAWFAALVVAGAMAAMMSSSDSMLLSGSSYLTRDIYRPLVSAAGKREDTIARVGVAVFATLSFVASIYTPGTLIEIGETAFGGFAQLALPVMVALYWARTTKWGMLAGVIGSQAFYLASVFIPQVPATIMTWDTSLYGMALGLVLTVGLSLITTSAPTEKRSVYFEEVRAD
- a CDS encoding GNAT family N-acetyltransferase, with protein sequence MIRRATDADLPALRAIQQASLDEPWPDLLATTADGPLILVAEDPEPVGYLVAIPGEAETYLAELAVTPAARRKGYATELLEALRERTAGRLELTVQESDDGARAFYDSHGFTVAERLEDYYKSGDGLLLVSESGE
- the dnaG gene encoding DNA primase DnaG, with translation MEDSAKYLIHADITADGVVERSDVVGAIFGQTEGLLGDDLDLRDLQNSSKVGRIDVSIDSERGNSFGNITIASSLDKVETAILAAALETIDRVGPCRSTVEVSNIEDVRAAKRRRVVDRAKDLLVSAFDDSVLSSEELIEEVRRSIRVEDITEYEGLPAGPRVETSDAIIVVEGRSDVLTLLKYGIKNAIAVEGTNVPKAVAALTKQKTVTAFLDGDRGGELILKELSQVGDLDYVAFAPSGLSVEDLDRHEVMAALREKVPYDEVKNAPAAPETVAVTDGSVTTVSPETPAPVIEDVDGETDEPLVEYATTAEEPVEESAVEVEAEPTEKPEPETLLGHVKAVIGDDTGTVRLLDGDFKTVADAPAANAFDLIKDADVAPHAVVLDGELGQKVLDVAAQRGVEQIVAKSEGEFVKKPAAVRIRTADQLLA
- the pdxS gene encoding pyridoxal 5'-phosphate synthase lyase subunit PdxS, producing MPEETNLEELKRGTELVKRGFAKMQKGGVIMDVVNAEQARIAEDAGAVAVMSLEAVPADIRKRGGVSRMADPALVNEIIDEVSIPVMGKARIGHTTEAQILEAIGVDMIDESEVLTPADDAYHIDKREFTSPFVCGARDLGEALRRINEGAAMIRTKGEAGTGDVNQAVKHQRAIRGAIRELEGMTFEEREAYAREISAPAELVHETAEMGRLPVVNFAAGGIATPADAALMMHHGCDGIFVGSGIFGAENPAVMGEAIVEAVNNWDNPEKLAEISSNIGKGMKGEANVDLPEEKKLQGRGV
- a CDS encoding DUF1405 domain-containing protein yields the protein MSSETGRGLLSRLFSKPVPEPDDLPWYVAPLPKWLEDFGLRIAWLIVLINLAGTAFGFYYYLFQFSLEPVVMWPLVPDSPVATLFIALALGAWLLGRQNDYLSALAFFGCLKLGAWTPFVLGMFMTEFGYLHWAMYNFLFWSHLAMVVEGFLLHRITNFPVKAVAVAAGWYLLNDLVDYFIPLVGNAHHTLLPPAVEPIVNGVVQHASPGHEIAAAGAVTLTVLATFLALATRVKKLEA
- a CDS encoding tRNA-binding protein, with product MGIDQPDIDPAQFLTNVEMRIGEVIDVNPFPEARKDVYKLRVDFGDTVLQSAAGLTDNYTQAELLGRQVVAVVNLGTVNIAGFESQCLVTGVDDESGNVVHLQPERSVENGTRVY
- a CDS encoding undecaprenyl diphosphate synthase family protein, whose protein sequence is MGLYDRYLAMRIRRHDAPVPERVAVVLTERDLLERGAYRTLESFLGWAFELGAERIMVYISVLDPAAVPALQRAFSQLQSPRPLAVRGRDDTERADTPVQVSIGLGGKHEFAKAVQATAESVAEGDLSPDDIDEAVIEDHLVFPTDPDLVIKTGAERLSDFMIWQSVYSELYFTDVNWRDFRRRDYLRAVLDYQNRQRRFGR
- a CDS encoding homoserine kinase, with the protein product MLTVRAPATSANLGSGFDVFGVALERPADIVRVEKADRTTIEVTGAGAQYIPEDPDKNTVGAVARALDAPAHIHIDKGIRPASGLGSSAASAAAAAVGLNELYDRGLSRKELVPIAAKGEAVVSGDAHDDNVAPSILGGFTIATPDGITQIDATIPLVACLPDIVVSTRDARRVVPEQTSVSQLIDTVGKAATLTAGMARNDPELVGRGMHDTVVTPARAELITGYDTVRENALEAGATGVTVSGAGPTVIAACYERDQREIANAMIEGFAREGVEARAFQTKMGRGATIFR